From the genome of Mugil cephalus isolate CIBA_MC_2020 chromosome 2, CIBA_Mcephalus_1.1, whole genome shotgun sequence, one region includes:
- the pou4f2 gene encoding POU domain, class 4, transcription factor 2 codes for MMMMSLNSKQPFAMAHTSLPEPKYSLHSSSSSTLTSNAPSSCSSSRHSSTIISSSGSSSSEAMRRACLPTPPSNIFGGLDESLLARAEALAAVDIVSQTKSHHHPPHHSPFKPDATYHTMNTLPCTSSSSSSSSVPISHPSALAGHHHHHHHHHHHQPHQALEGDLLDHITPGLALGAMAGPDGSVVSTPAHPAHMAGMNHMHQAAINMAHAHGLPPHMGMNDVDADPRDLEAFAERFKQRRIKLGVTQADVGSALASLKIPGVGSLSQSTICRFESLTLSHNNMIALKPILQAWLEEAEKSHREKLNKPELFNGAEKKRKRTSIAAPEKRSLEAYFAIQPRPSSEKIAAIAEKLDLKKNVVRVWFCNQRQKQKRMKYSACV; via the exons atgatgatgatgtctcTGAACAGCAAGCAGCCGTTCGCCATGGCGCACACCAGCTTGCCCGAACCCAAGTACTCGTTGCATTCCTCGTCGTCCTCCACTCTGACTTCCAATGCACCGTCCTCATGCTCATCCTCCCGACACAGCAGcaccatcatcagcagcagcggcagcagcagctcggagGCGATGCGCAGAGCCTGTCTCCCAACCCCACCG AGCAATATATTCGGAGGCTTGGATGAGAGTTTGTTGGCCCGGGCTGAAGCTCTAGCGGCGGTGGATATAGTCTCGCAGACCAAGAgccaccaccaccctccacaTCACAGTCCCTTCAAGCCGGACGCGACCTACCACACCATGAACACTCTCCCCTGCacgtcgtcttcctcctcctcctcctcggtgcCTATTTCTCATCCGTCCGCCTTGGCCggccaccatcaccatcaccaccaccaccaccaccaccagcctcaCCAGGCACTGGAGGGGGACCTGCTGGACCACATCACCCCGGGACTGGCACTGGGAGCCATGGCAGGGCCGGATGGCTCGGTGGTTTCCACGCCTGCGCACCCTGCCCACATGGCGGGCATGAACCACATGCACCAGGCAGCCATCAACATGGCTCATGCCCACGGGCTACCGCCGCACATGGGCATGAACGACGTGGACGCCGATCCAAGGGACTTGGAAGCCTTCGCGGAGAGGTTTAAGCAGAGACGGATCAAACTCGGGGTTACCCAGGCGGATGTAGGGTCAGCTTTAGCCAGCCTGAAGATTCCTGGGGTGGGCTCCCTCAGCCAAAGCACCATCTGCCGATTCGAGTCCCTCACGCTCTCTCACAACAACATGATCGCTTTGAAGCCCATCCTGCAAGCGTGGCTAGAAGAAGCCGAGAAATCGCACAGGGAGAAACTTAACAAACCCGAGTTGTTCAACGGCgcggagaaaaagaggaagcgCACGTCGATAGCCGCGCCGGAGAAGAGATCACTGGAGGCCTATTTTGCCATTCAGCCGCGTCCCTCCTCGGAGAAAATCGCAGCGATCGCAGAAAAGCTGGACCTGAAAAAGAACGTGGTGCGGGTCTGGTTTTGCAACCAGCGACAGAAACAGAAACGAATGAAATACTCAGCATGCgtctaa